One Sphingopyxis macrogoltabida genomic region harbors:
- a CDS encoding PIN domain-containing protein, producing the protein MPVFLDTNILIYAFSDDPRTSTAEKLLSDGGEISVQVLNEFSNVARKKLQFDWQQLGEALGIVRGLASRVNPLNVETHIEGIALAERYGISIYDGLIVASAIQAGCDILYSEDMHDGLGIGEQLRIVNPF; encoded by the coding sequence ATGCCCGTCTTTCTCGATACGAATATCCTCATCTACGCGTTCAGCGACGATCCGCGCACCAGCACAGCTGAGAAACTCTTGTCGGACGGGGGCGAAATCAGCGTTCAAGTTCTGAACGAATTCTCGAACGTCGCCCGGAAGAAACTTCAGTTCGATTGGCAACAGCTCGGCGAAGCGCTGGGTATCGTTCGGGGTCTCGCAAGCCGCGTTAATCCCCTCAACGTAGAAACCCATATCGAGGGGATCGCACTAGCGGAGCGATACGGGATCTCAATTTATGATGGGCTTATCGTTGCGTCCGCAATTCAAGCGGGATGCGACATACTATATTCGGAAGACATGCATGACGGACTGGGAATCGGCGAACAGTTGAGGATCGTGAATCCGTTTTGA
- a CDS encoding AfsR/SARP family transcriptional regulator — protein MPHSVARKKFEGFVDDCQFVERHRGDVVKLTHPAPRYRLSFLGAFRLTAPDGQRLEITSKKSIALLALLSTAETGERWRSWIQERLWGSLDLQQAQAGLRRELHRLRKLTNGFGIPLLQSDFRAVRLNLPFVESDVRREVSDTAYGGEFLEGLDIPGEESFEDWLRDMRSNYFDSVQAGDGESSVDSLFLTAHAGAERSIGDAMTPTGNACDHGDFAAR, from the coding sequence GTGCCGCATTCAGTTGCTCGGAAGAAGTTTGAAGGATTTGTCGACGATTGTCAGTTCGTCGAACGCCATCGCGGTGACGTCGTCAAGCTGACGCATCCAGCGCCGCGCTATCGCCTTTCCTTTTTGGGTGCCTTCCGCCTGACTGCGCCCGATGGGCAGCGTCTGGAAATAACCAGCAAGAAGTCGATTGCGCTGCTGGCACTTCTGTCGACAGCAGAAACAGGAGAGCGCTGGCGGTCCTGGATACAGGAAAGATTGTGGGGCTCCCTCGATCTCCAACAGGCCCAAGCAGGTCTTCGCCGGGAACTGCACCGCTTGCGCAAACTGACTAACGGCTTTGGAATTCCTTTGCTGCAGAGCGACTTTCGGGCTGTGCGGCTTAACCTCCCTTTTGTCGAATCGGACGTTCGGCGTGAAGTGAGCGACACCGCCTATGGTGGCGAATTTCTCGAGGGTCTCGATATCCCAGGTGAAGAATCTTTCGAAGACTGGCTCCGCGACATGAGAAGCAATTACTTCGATAGTGTTCAGGCGGGTGACGGGGAGAGTTCGGTCGACAGCTTGTTTCTGACCGCTCACGCTGGGGCAGAAAGATCCATCGGAGATGCGATGACTCCAACCGGCAACGCATGTGATCATGGAGATTTCGCTGCCCGTTAA
- a CDS encoding helix-turn-helix domain-containing protein, producing the protein MTGIGDTEGLKQASPAKEVAGEATGNLDTDAVYGAEESFGASLRRMRRASGLTASEFATAVGVSVPAVCNWELGHARPRPKRLARIADVLGVNSCDLVGSSRTGTLTETVSRVRLEIAQLAGVAPERVKIYIEL; encoded by the coding sequence ATGACAGGCATCGGCGACACGGAAGGTCTCAAACAGGCTTCGCCTGCTAAAGAAGTCGCTGGTGAAGCGACAGGCAACCTTGACACGGATGCCGTCTACGGGGCGGAAGAAAGCTTCGGAGCAAGCTTGCGCCGCATGCGCCGCGCGAGCGGGTTGACGGCGTCGGAGTTCGCGACGGCCGTTGGCGTGAGCGTTCCAGCTGTTTGCAACTGGGAGCTGGGTCATGCCCGCCCTAGGCCAAAGCGCCTCGCGAGGATTGCAGATGTGCTGGGCGTGAATAGCTGCGATCTTGTCGGGTCTTCCCGAACCGGCACGTTGACCGAGACGGTAAGCCGGGTCCGTTTGGAAATTGCCCAGCTTGCGGGCGTTGCGCCCGAGCGAGTGAAAATATATATCGAACTGTAG
- a CDS encoding autotransporter domain-containing protein, with protein MTTKSTSRARRFAKGALLVSAAFPISALVIAGSAHAEQTVEVNGAEAAVSVQAKIDAAKATPDRDITISVTSKGEVTGPGTIGITPIAGQGDGAIGFSNAGSIGATDATGAVTDNVGVVLNGSSSKADNKLAASNAGLITGGFSATGFGGTVSLDNSGAIHNGVTLAGKGDVSLASSGSVRSGDVLVAAAGTQTTTVSGDTTTNSFASGDVTAAVTNIASADGKTKGNATFYSEYGDVDATVSGTAGNIVGYSGGTRTVVATSVAPPAGKTTVTNDYSDTYGATNVNLTTTSTSAVDDIVGVANGNVEVAVAGSVENNVQAVPLGNNSFATKTTVTLDDKGGLLEEVQTSGGGAVAGNSTIDIAATGKVGGFARAVATRDASISNAGEVEGALNAFAGNGGLTSSNSSTRTEDGLGGVLKNVTANSLTSAIGSASVSVAGTGVVGGGVQASGTKDATVVNAGAIDGSVTASAGTGNATTSSQELVFDGKGNILSNATTSTSTRTAGNASIDITETGKVGGNVVATASNSASVVNAGAVEGSATVNAGTGGSAYANERLVSYDGKGSQISDVYSESSTHLAGDASVDVAATGSIGGAVNATATENVTIVNAGMIGSGVNASSSGSDTTYSYSEQTPTPVVDAKAGTTTSQYSVTSESTATATTGAIDFTNSAGGTVGFNGVGNVNLTAGGDITILNQGDVRGATYAQSTGGKSVSSSSYSTTSIDDGKGGSSFTEQDTQSTSYVSTGGSVTGTYAGANGTLNFSPAAIGNVTQVADQASTVTITGAVLGNVSSVAGNAGVASSSSETSGKGTTIVDVDGTGSFTGGYSESSETTAISGGDSKVVVSGKVARSNAGGSAGVYSQGTNSSTVAISGSVEDDVASNATGATANVTEESGSVAQTITEGVYVTDTLAGKYSSTSVVTDGASSVTITGKATANQDTVGGNVDVNGVKSASAEVASKAVVGGNLTVNAANGTDSQTTLERSYVRDAETGVATATETQSVSYGASAAQGDASATIAGAVEGGTYATAGRGDATVTLTGVSEDYVSAVASGSVTSVEIERTWTGKSDSASDNFGTLVGSLAGRTLEESVTTETTAVGGKASVLVDSAQALKDKAVSATESVYAFGIEGATVTVTAGSIIDGSVEAQSAAFNTVQTSTKSDDGKGTVNLSSTTTTTIVGGPAVVSNAGIITEDVSAISATSATVTNTGRIGDADSVDDVLASAIVIGSNSSSETTNFGKASLQTVTETFTPVVALGKASVTNAPGAVIVGNVAIEGGEGTLTNNGTIGGTTIFGRNIDTASVTEVRTDTTTETSYAPGVELLAQTYTANQNGVSGGFVVTGGLDNDPTGEGAVKTSDVNATINLNSGSATLGSIFGEIDEDGNRTTNTTVNLNGSGFLGADAILYPNQKWPVGSDKPNQVLSLGKDAQELFGGSNYQVRVIGIETLNKEGAGTFVINGAEYVPAVPGGEPIYTLDVGNFNIKAGEVQLTTSDFEGAEFGIRGNVNNAATLVIGRRITPGQNLFGNNLVGQTELIDGITVNQVGNFNQTATGTTVVGITPTLVRVYRSEVSDGSVLPEPLGPVVGGVYVGYFTTPELAGIDVDPSQVNITGDLNLAGTVAVNVYRDSLYADGDGYTLFTYTGTGAVSADATPTLTSPYVGFELVHDAATKEVRLEVTRSSYTAGATNPNAQAAAAGLDSALASAVTRIRTDAAGGAGFGSVTELGYAQDIANVATALDFRLSGDQAAQLFNELSSGEVYGSLAAVDQNGVFGQTLDMLTNRRSFGGDFATQLWLNPVGRWGKYGDGDAFGASDIRANSYGLAGGLDFAYAPDGAFGFGGAYAEHDIAARGTPEAVDGRTWTVGAYVTQGFGPIYANAKVAFGWTNYDVTRTMSLLARTAEASVNAKQLDASLELGYDYRAGSLTVTPYGKLVLRRSSLEGFTETGAGAFSLDVDGRKKTVFSPVIGVKIGTETELSDTVTLRPFARASYTFQGNLPNDVSVRYVGGGDSFVLRGVEPDSFGAVEAGFEAKMAERLNLFFSGSQTFGGDNKVTGLRGGVTFQF; from the coding sequence ATGACGACCAAATCCACTTCTCGGGCACGTCGCTTTGCAAAAGGCGCTCTGCTTGTTTCCGCGGCCTTCCCGATTTCGGCGCTTGTTATCGCGGGCAGCGCCCACGCCGAGCAGACGGTCGAAGTGAATGGTGCCGAAGCGGCGGTCAGTGTTCAGGCCAAGATCGATGCAGCCAAGGCGACGCCCGATCGCGATATCACGATCTCGGTGACCTCTAAGGGCGAAGTGACCGGTCCCGGAACGATCGGCATCACGCCTATCGCTGGGCAAGGCGATGGCGCAATCGGCTTCAGCAATGCTGGCAGCATCGGTGCGACCGACGCGACCGGGGCCGTGACCGACAATGTCGGGGTTGTGTTGAACGGGTCTTCCTCCAAGGCGGACAACAAGCTCGCAGCAAGCAACGCCGGTCTGATCACCGGCGGCTTTTCGGCGACCGGATTTGGCGGAACCGTGTCGCTTGATAACAGCGGCGCGATCCACAATGGGGTGACGCTCGCCGGCAAGGGCGACGTTTCGCTCGCCTCTTCGGGGTCGGTGCGTTCGGGCGATGTCCTCGTCGCGGCTGCGGGCACGCAGACGACCACCGTGTCGGGCGACACCACGACCAACAGCTTCGCGAGCGGCGATGTGACCGCGGCAGTGACCAACATCGCCAGCGCCGACGGCAAGACGAAGGGCAATGCGACTTTCTATTCCGAATATGGCGATGTCGACGCGACTGTTTCCGGTACGGCTGGTAACATCGTCGGCTATTCGGGCGGGACGCGCACGGTCGTAGCTACGAGCGTGGCGCCGCCGGCCGGAAAGACGACGGTCACCAACGACTATAGTGACACCTATGGTGCGACGAACGTCAATCTCACGACCACAAGCACGAGCGCGGTGGACGATATCGTCGGGGTGGCCAACGGTAATGTCGAAGTCGCGGTGGCTGGAAGCGTCGAAAATAATGTTCAGGCGGTTCCTCTTGGCAATAACAGCTTCGCAACCAAGACCACCGTTACCCTCGACGACAAGGGCGGCTTGCTCGAGGAGGTCCAGACGTCCGGCGGCGGCGCCGTCGCGGGCAATTCGACCATCGATATCGCCGCGACCGGAAAGGTCGGAGGTTTCGCGCGCGCGGTAGCGACGCGGGACGCGTCGATCAGCAACGCCGGTGAGGTAGAAGGCGCGCTTAACGCATTCGCTGGCAATGGCGGGCTGACGAGCAGCAATAGCAGCACCCGGACCGAGGACGGGCTGGGCGGCGTGCTCAAAAATGTGACGGCAAATTCGCTGACCAGCGCGATCGGTAGCGCATCGGTGAGTGTCGCTGGCACTGGTGTGGTCGGCGGCGGCGTGCAGGCCAGCGGCACCAAGGACGCAACGGTGGTTAACGCCGGTGCCATCGATGGTTCGGTGACCGCAAGCGCGGGCACCGGCAACGCCACGACGTCCAGTCAGGAACTGGTCTTCGACGGCAAGGGCAACATTCTCAGCAACGCGACGACGTCGACCAGCACCCGGACCGCGGGCAATGCGTCGATCGATATCACCGAAACCGGCAAAGTTGGCGGCAATGTCGTCGCCACGGCGTCGAACAGCGCATCGGTCGTCAACGCCGGCGCCGTCGAAGGATCGGCTACGGTCAATGCGGGCACCGGCGGCTCGGCCTATGCGAACGAACGGCTCGTCAGCTATGACGGCAAGGGAAGTCAGATCAGCGACGTCTATAGCGAAAGCTCGACCCACCTCGCTGGTGACGCAAGCGTGGATGTCGCCGCGACCGGCTCGATCGGCGGCGCGGTCAATGCTACGGCGACGGAAAATGTCACGATCGTCAACGCTGGCATGATCGGCAGCGGCGTGAACGCTTCGTCGTCGGGTAGCGACACGACCTACAGCTATTCCGAGCAGACGCCGACACCCGTGGTCGACGCGAAGGCGGGGACGACGACAAGCCAATATTCGGTGACTTCGGAATCGACCGCAACCGCAACCACCGGCGCGATCGACTTTACCAATTCGGCTGGCGGAACCGTCGGCTTCAATGGCGTTGGCAACGTCAACCTGACCGCCGGCGGGGACATCACGATCCTGAACCAGGGCGATGTCCGCGGTGCCACCTATGCGCAAAGCACTGGCGGCAAGTCGGTGAGCAGCTCGTCCTACAGCACGACCAGCATCGACGATGGCAAGGGTGGTAGCAGCTTCACCGAGCAGGATACGCAAAGCACCTCCTATGTGTCGACGGGCGGCAGCGTGACCGGCACCTATGCCGGTGCGAACGGCACGCTGAATTTCTCGCCGGCCGCAATCGGTAACGTCACCCAGGTCGCCGATCAGGCGAGCACGGTGACAATCACCGGTGCGGTGCTCGGGAATGTGAGCTCGGTTGCTGGTAATGCAGGCGTGGCGAGTTCTTCGTCTGAAACCAGCGGCAAGGGCACGACGATTGTTGACGTCGACGGCACGGGTTCCTTCACTGGTGGGTATAGCGAAAGCTCCGAGACGACCGCGATCAGCGGTGGCGACAGCAAGGTCGTAGTGTCCGGGAAGGTTGCGCGCAGCAACGCTGGCGGTTCGGCGGGTGTCTACTCGCAGGGAACCAACTCGTCGACTGTGGCGATCAGCGGCTCGGTCGAGGACGATGTGGCCAGTAATGCGACTGGCGCAACCGCGAACGTGACCGAGGAATCGGGCAGCGTCGCCCAGACGATCACCGAGGGCGTCTATGTGACCGACACGCTGGCCGGGAAATACAGCAGCACGTCAGTGGTCACCGACGGTGCGAGCTCGGTTACGATTACCGGCAAGGCCACCGCGAACCAGGATACGGTTGGCGGCAACGTCGATGTGAATGGTGTCAAATCCGCATCGGCCGAGGTCGCCAGCAAGGCGGTCGTCGGCGGTAACTTGACTGTCAACGCCGCTAACGGCACCGACAGCCAGACGACTCTTGAGCGCAGCTATGTACGTGATGCCGAGACGGGTGTCGCAACGGCTACCGAAACGCAGAGTGTTTCCTACGGTGCCTCCGCGGCACAGGGTGATGCGTCGGCAACGATCGCAGGAGCCGTCGAAGGCGGCACCTATGCGACGGCTGGTCGCGGCGATGCGACGGTCACGCTCACGGGTGTGTCGGAAGACTATGTCTCCGCTGTCGCCTCGGGGAGTGTCACCAGCGTCGAGATCGAGCGGACATGGACCGGTAAATCCGATTCGGCGTCGGATAACTTCGGGACGCTGGTCGGCAGCCTGGCTGGGCGCACGCTCGAAGAAAGCGTGACGACCGAGACCACAGCCGTCGGCGGCAAGGCAAGCGTGCTTGTCGATTCGGCGCAGGCGCTCAAGGACAAGGCCGTCTCGGCAACCGAATCGGTCTATGCTTTCGGCATCGAGGGCGCGACGGTCACGGTGACCGCAGGTTCGATCATCGACGGCAGTGTCGAAGCGCAGAGTGCTGCCTTCAATACTGTCCAGACCAGCACCAAGAGCGATGACGGCAAGGGAACGGTAAATCTGTCGAGCACGACAACGACGACAATTGTCGGCGGTCCGGCAGTCGTCAGCAATGCCGGCATCATTACCGAAGATGTCAGCGCCATCAGCGCGACGTCGGCGACGGTGACCAACACCGGACGGATCGGCGATGCGGACTCTGTCGATGACGTCTTGGCCTCGGCGATCGTGATCGGCTCGAATTCGAGCAGCGAAACGACAAACTTCGGCAAAGCATCGCTGCAGACGGTGACCGAAACTTTCACTCCGGTCGTCGCGCTCGGCAAGGCCAGCGTAACGAACGCGCCGGGTGCGGTCATCGTCGGCAATGTTGCCATCGAAGGCGGCGAGGGTACGCTGACGAACAATGGCACGATTGGCGGGACCACGATCTTCGGTCGCAACATCGATACCGCTTCCGTCACCGAGGTTCGCACCGACACGACGACCGAAACCAGCTATGCGCCAGGCGTGGAATTGCTGGCCCAGACCTACACGGCCAATCAGAACGGCGTTTCGGGCGGCTTCGTGGTTACCGGCGGTCTCGACAATGATCCGACCGGCGAAGGAGCGGTGAAGACCAGCGACGTCAACGCGACGATCAATCTGAACTCGGGTTCGGCGACGCTCGGCAGCATCTTCGGCGAAATCGACGAAGATGGTAACCGCACCACAAATACCACGGTCAATCTGAATGGCTCGGGCTTCCTCGGAGCCGACGCCATCCTCTACCCGAACCAGAAATGGCCGGTCGGGAGCGACAAGCCCAACCAGGTCCTGTCCTTGGGCAAGGATGCGCAGGAGCTCTTCGGCGGCTCGAACTATCAGGTCCGGGTGATCGGCATCGAAACGCTGAACAAGGAAGGTGCCGGCACCTTCGTGATTAACGGCGCCGAATATGTCCCGGCCGTGCCGGGAGGCGAACCGATCTACACGCTCGACGTAGGCAACTTCAACATCAAGGCGGGTGAAGTCCAGCTCACCACGAGTGATTTCGAGGGCGCGGAATTCGGGATCCGCGGTAACGTCAATAACGCCGCAACGCTCGTGATCGGCCGCCGCATCACGCCGGGACAGAATCTCTTCGGGAACAATCTGGTCGGACAGACCGAGCTGATCGACGGGATCACCGTCAATCAGGTCGGCAATTTCAACCAGACCGCGACGGGTACGACCGTCGTCGGGATCACGCCGACGCTGGTTCGCGTATACCGCAGCGAAGTCAGCGACGGCTCCGTCCTGCCCGAGCCCCTGGGTCCGGTGGTCGGCGGCGTTTATGTCGGCTACTTCACCACCCCGGAACTGGCGGGGATCGATGTCGATCCGTCGCAGGTGAACATTACGGGTGACCTCAATCTCGCAGGTACGGTGGCGGTCAACGTCTACCGCGACAGCCTCTATGCCGATGGCGACGGCTATACGCTGTTCACCTACACCGGGACGGGTGCTGTTTCGGCCGACGCCACGCCAACGCTGACGTCGCCCTATGTCGGGTTCGAACTCGTCCACGACGCGGCGACGAAGGAAGTCCGGCTGGAAGTGACCCGGTCGAGCTACACTGCCGGTGCGACCAACCCCAACGCCCAGGCAGCGGCGGCCGGCCTCGACTCCGCGCTGGCCTCGGCGGTGACCCGCATCCGCACCGACGCGGCAGGCGGCGCAGGCTTCGGCTCGGTAACCGAGCTTGGCTATGCCCAGGATATCGCCAACGTCGCGACGGCGCTCGACTTCCGCCTCTCGGGGGATCAGGCAGCGCAGCTCTTCAACGAGCTGTCGTCGGGCGAGGTCTACGGCTCACTCGCGGCGGTCGACCAGAACGGGGTCTTCGGCCAGACGCTTGATATGTTGACCAATCGCCGTTCCTTCGGTGGCGATTTCGCGACCCAGCTGTGGCTCAACCCGGTCGGTCGCTGGGGCAAATATGGTGACGGCGACGCCTTTGGCGCTTCGGATATCCGCGCCAACAGCTACGGTCTCGCCGGCGGCCTCGACTTCGCCTATGCGCCCGATGGTGCCTTCGGCTTTGGCGGTGCCTATGCCGAGCATGACATCGCCGCGCGCGGCACGCCGGAAGCGGTCGATGGCCGCACCTGGACTGTCGGTGCCTATGTCACGCAAGGCTTCGGACCGATCTACGCCAATGCCAAAGTCGCCTTCGGCTGGACCAACTATGATGTGACCCGTACGATGAGCCTCCTGGCTCGAACGGCGGAAGCATCGGTCAATGCCAAGCAGCTCGATGCCAGCCTCGAATTGGGCTACGACTATCGCGCCGGCAGCCTGACGGTTACGCCCTACGGCAAGCTCGTCCTGCGTCGTTCGTCTCTGGAAGGCTTCACCGAAACCGGTGCAGGCGCGTTCAGCCTCGACGTCGACGGTCGCAAGAAGACGGTCTTCTCGCCCGTCATCGGCGTCAAGATCGGAACGGAAACCGAACTCTCGGATACCGTCACGCTTCGTCCCTTCGCCCGGGCTTCCTACACCTTCCAGGGGAATCTCCCGAACGACGTCAGCGTTCGTTATGTCGGCGGCGGAGACTCGTTCGTCCTGCGCGGGGTGGAGCCGGACAGCTTCGGGGCGGTCGAAGCCGGATTCGAAGCAAAGATGGCCGAACGCCTGAACCTGTTCTTCTCCGGGAGCCAGACCTTCGGCGGAGATAACAAGGTGACGGGCCTCAGGGGCGGTGTGACGTTCCAGTTCTGA
- a CDS encoding LuxR C-terminal-related transcriptional regulator: protein MLEVEAGINMDRIGDMPDAARVLVVDNHAVTHLGLRLLFAADLRYQVIGCLQRGMLVGAFLASEAVDLIILDLQLPDTRGVNVVAELIGAHDMTVVILTGAASFAEVDYAMRLGVRAVVSKADATREILAACDAALSGDTYISSAMKTSLAGFSPPAITLSARQMAILHFLAEGASNKEISGRLAIAAPTVSFHLSELMRRLEVRSDSAIIPRAREWNLL from the coding sequence TTGCTTGAGGTCGAGGCCGGGATCAATATGGACCGCATCGGCGATATGCCCGATGCTGCGCGCGTTCTCGTCGTTGATAATCACGCGGTTACGCATCTCGGCCTGCGCCTTCTCTTTGCCGCCGATCTCCGTTACCAGGTCATCGGCTGCCTTCAGCGTGGTATGCTCGTTGGGGCTTTTCTCGCTTCGGAAGCGGTGGACCTCATCATTCTCGATCTGCAACTGCCGGATACCAGAGGCGTCAATGTCGTTGCCGAACTGATCGGAGCGCATGACATGACGGTGGTTATCCTCACCGGAGCGGCAAGCTTTGCGGAGGTTGATTACGCGATGCGACTGGGCGTACGGGCCGTCGTCAGCAAGGCCGATGCGACAAGGGAAATCCTTGCGGCATGCGACGCCGCGCTGTCGGGAGATACTTATATATCATCTGCGATGAAGACGTCGCTTGCCGGTTTCTCGCCTCCTGCCATCACCCTGTCGGCCCGTCAGATGGCAATCCTGCATTTTCTCGCCGAAGGAGCGTCCAACAAGGAAATTTCGGGGCGCTTGGCGATCGCCGCGCCGACGGTCTCCTTCCATCTCTCTGAGTTGATGCGAAGGCTCGAGGTCCGGAGCGACAGTGCCATTATCCCGCGCGCGCGTGAATGGAACCTATTGTGA
- a CDS encoding AbrB/MazE/SpoVT family DNA-binding domain-containing protein: MQLARWGNSLALRIPASIVELLGLKEGDDIEVNVAGTHRFEIDRDRSREKLVERMRMLRKPLPAGWRFDRDDANER; this comes from the coding sequence ATGCAGCTCGCGCGCTGGGGAAATAGCCTCGCCCTTCGGATACCGGCATCCATCGTCGAATTGCTTGGTCTCAAGGAAGGCGACGATATTGAGGTCAATGTCGCCGGGACTCACCGTTTCGAGATCGATCGGGATAGGTCTCGCGAGAAGCTGGTGGAACGCATGCGCATGTTGCGCAAGCCTTTGCCTGCCGGTTGGCGCTTTGATCGCGACGACGCCAACGAACGCTGA
- a CDS encoding class I SAM-dependent methyltransferase — protein MWNAGYVSEVDYIYGYFSELAPIRLEFALLSRGISHDVGDRPNYLELGFGQGLSLNINAATSSGQFYGTDFNPSQAAYTAQVARAGGKPIRIFDDSFEEFARRSDLPQFDIIVLHGIWSWVSEDARQAIVDVVRTNLKPGGILYVSYNCKPGWSPIEPLRHLLNLHAAKAATGGLISRVGESLDFAQRLVDTNSGYFAQYPAIGEMVKSIGKLDRNYVSHEYFNRHWLPESFSEVSARLAEAKMDFAASASLIDNMPGLGVPAHCQDLLAGISDLALYETTRDYLVNRQFRRDIYVKGKRHLTGAEVADRLEAYNFLALADAEELPLSLATAAGSATLREDIYKPVWTAIRSAAGELISFSKLCETVTADGISRTQLAEALFVLTGRGDLAPATRSADPDGDVAASVALNHELCRRSKYMAGASSLAAPRIGAAVTVGRVQQLVLLALWEGEKDIDGAVWNWLSAQNERLMREGNVLETEEENLGEIRKIRADVEERLLPLLERLGACPVA, from the coding sequence ATGTGGAACGCCGGCTATGTTTCAGAGGTCGATTACATCTACGGCTATTTCTCCGAACTTGCCCCTATCCGGCTCGAGTTCGCGCTTCTTTCGCGCGGTATCTCGCATGATGTCGGTGACCGTCCGAATTATCTCGAACTTGGATTCGGCCAGGGACTGTCGCTGAATATCAATGCGGCAACCTCCTCCGGACAGTTCTACGGTACTGACTTCAACCCGTCGCAGGCGGCCTATACCGCTCAAGTGGCCCGCGCCGGCGGGAAACCGATCCGCATATTCGACGACAGCTTCGAAGAGTTTGCGCGCCGCAGCGACCTGCCGCAGTTCGACATCATCGTTCTGCACGGAATCTGGTCATGGGTTTCGGAAGACGCGAGGCAGGCTATCGTCGATGTTGTACGAACAAATCTGAAACCGGGAGGAATCCTCTACGTCAGCTACAATTGTAAGCCCGGCTGGTCGCCGATTGAGCCCTTGCGGCATCTTCTCAATCTTCATGCGGCGAAAGCCGCGACCGGCGGATTGATTTCGCGGGTCGGCGAGTCACTCGATTTCGCGCAGCGGCTTGTCGACACCAATTCGGGGTACTTCGCGCAATATCCGGCGATCGGCGAAATGGTGAAATCGATTGGCAAGCTCGATCGGAATTATGTCTCACACGAATATTTCAACCGGCACTGGCTCCCGGAGTCCTTTTCCGAGGTCTCGGCGAGGCTTGCCGAGGCGAAGATGGATTTTGCCGCGTCGGCGAGCTTGATCGATAATATGCCGGGTCTCGGCGTGCCCGCGCACTGCCAGGATCTTCTTGCTGGAATATCGGACCTCGCGCTTTACGAGACGACGAGAGATTATCTGGTCAATCGGCAGTTTCGCCGCGATATCTATGTCAAAGGCAAGCGACATCTGACCGGAGCCGAGGTAGCAGACCGGCTCGAAGCGTATAATTTCCTTGCTCTCGCCGATGCTGAAGAGCTGCCACTTTCGCTCGCCACCGCCGCCGGGTCGGCGACGTTACGCGAAGACATCTACAAGCCGGTATGGACCGCAATACGGTCGGCGGCTGGCGAACTCATTTCCTTCTCGAAGCTCTGTGAGACCGTCACCGCCGATGGGATTTCGCGAACGCAACTGGCCGAGGCACTTTTCGTGCTCACTGGACGGGGCGATTTAGCGCCAGCCACCCGATCCGCCGACCCAGACGGCGATGTTGCTGCATCCGTGGCCCTGAACCACGAATTATGCCGTCGATCCAAATATATGGCAGGCGCAAGCAGTCTCGCGGCGCCGCGCATTGGGGCGGCTGTGACCGTCGGGCGGGTCCAGCAGCTTGTGCTGCTCGCCCTTTGGGAAGGCGAGAAGGATATCGATGGGGCAGTCTGGAATTGGCTTTCGGCGCAGAATGAAAGATTGATGCGCGAGGGCAATGTCCTGGAGACCGAGGAAGAAAATCTCGGAGAAATCAGGAAGATTCGCGCGGACGTCGAAGAACGGCTGCTTCCCCTGCTCGAGCGATTGGGAGCATGTCCAGTTGCTTGA
- the hslV gene encoding ATP-dependent protease subunit HslV — protein sequence MSDQNTHRAAPWHGTTILSARSEGKVVIIGDGQVSMGQTVMKPNARKVRRLHDGSVIGGFAGATADAFTLFERLEAKLERHNGQLLRAAVELAKDWRTDKYLRNLEAMMIVADKEVTLVITGNGDVLEPKGGIAAIGSGGNFALSAARALVDYEKDPEVLVRKAMEVAADICVYTNDQFTSETIDIKN from the coding sequence ATGAGCGACCAGAACACGCACCGCGCCGCGCCTTGGCACGGCACCACCATCCTCTCCGCGCGCAGCGAAGGCAAAGTCGTCATTATCGGCGATGGTCAGGTTTCGATGGGCCAGACGGTGATGAAACCGAACGCGCGCAAGGTTCGCCGCCTCCACGACGGCAGCGTGATCGGCGGCTTCGCGGGCGCCACCGCCGACGCCTTTACGCTGTTCGAACGGCTCGAGGCGAAGCTCGAACGCCATAACGGCCAACTCCTGCGCGCCGCGGTCGAACTTGCGAAGGACTGGCGCACCGACAAATATCTGCGCAACCTCGAGGCGATGATGATTGTCGCCGACAAGGAGGTCACGCTGGTGATCACCGGCAACGGCGACGTCCTCGAACCCAAGGGTGGGATCGCCGCGATCGGTTCGGGAGGCAATTTCGCGCTGTCGGCGGCGCGCGCGCTGGTCGATTATGAAAAGGATCCCGAGGTGCTGGTGCGCAAGGCGATGGAGGTCGCGGCCGACATCTGCGTCTATACCAACGACCAGTTCACCTCCGAAACCATCGACATCAAGAACTGA